Proteins found in one Odontesthes bonariensis isolate fOdoBon6 chromosome 11, fOdoBon6.hap1, whole genome shotgun sequence genomic segment:
- the LOC142391740 gene encoding G-protein coupled bile acid receptor 1-like, whose protein sequence is MKKKHQTSRTMDHKDSHALLSQEQLIYAITVPLSTSIILANLVIILGISCNRQLHNTPNYFFLSLLVADMCTGVALPFIPFMALNRQLSFSSCLVAHVFPNFLFLAFLFNLAMVHYERYICIADPLRYNNLWMHRSFPLALIVVWTPPLLYASLPAFGWNNWTGPDWNSCCESTKSFLQLSNCSINGSTCCSYRRVFPNAFIYLEVYGIVLPVIIIIAGMTGRVLCITRGQLKHICRLHRAVERGSRASDQEQRLNLRYTRCVVAVSLTFLACWVPYLIYMHVSTAFLISDTKWSITTIIVMSCTGIGSMAVVPLVLGLANRQYTEPAYKLLRKLRDRWRRTRESEETGL, encoded by the coding sequence ATGAAAAAGAAGCATCAGACTTCACGCACGATGGACCACAAGGACTCTCACGCTCTGCTATCTCAGGAGCAGCTCATTTATGCCATCACCGTGCCGCTGTCAACGTCCATCATCCTGGCCAACCTCGTCATCATCTTGGGCATCTCCTGTAACCGCCAACTCCACAACACGCCCAACTACTTCTTCCTCAGCCTGCTAGTGGCTGACATGTGCACGGGCGTGGCGCTGCCCTTCATCCCGTTCATGGCTCTCAACCGGCAGTTGAGTTTTAGCTCCTGTCTGGTGGCTCACGTATTCCCAAATTTCCTCTTCTTGGCATTTTTGTTTAACCTGGCAATGGTGCACTACGAACGCTACATTTGCATTGCGGACCCTCTGCGTTACAATAACCTGTGGATGCATCGCAGTTTTCCTTTAGCCTTGATTGTAGTGTGGACGCCACCACTTTTGTATGCATCTCTTCCAGCCTTTGGCTGGAACAATTGGACAGGGCCAGACTGGAACAGCTGTTGCGAAAGTACCAAGAGCTTCTTGCAACTTTCAAACTGTTCAATAAATGGGAGCACCTGCTGCTCCTACAGACGGGTGTTCCCCAACGCTTTCATCTACTTGGAGGTGTATGGAATCGTTTTACCTGTTATTATCATCATCGCTGGCATGACTGGCCGTGTTTTGTGCATCACCCGAGGTCAGCTGAAGCACATCTGCCGCCTCCACCGCGCGGTGGAGCGAGGAAGTCGGGCCTCAGACCAGGAGCAAAGGCTGAACCTGCGGTACACTCGATGCGTGGTGGCGGTGTCGCTGACCTTTCTGGCCTGCTGGGTCCCTTACCTCATTTACATGCACGTCTCCACAGCGTTCTTAATCAGTGACACCAAGTGGagcatcaccaccatcatcgtGATGTCCTGCACTGGTATCGGAAGCATGGCTGTGGTGCCGCTGGTGCTCGGCCTGGCCAACAGGCAGTACACAGAGCCCGCATACAAACTTCTCCGGAAACTCAGAgacaggtggagaaggacacGGGAATCAGAGGAGACTGGATTGTGA